TTCAAAATCTTCCATTCCATATACATCTCTAATTTCAACGTATGTGCCGGGGAATGCATATCTAGGCAAAACATTGACATCCATTAGATAGGAGATGGTATGGGATCTTTCTAGTTTTTCCACAATCTCTCTAATTTTCTTTGCTTTCTCATAATCCTTTTTCTGGGCGAGTTTTTCTTCGTAAGCTTGATACCACTTAAGTTCGCGTTCGAAGCTTTTAACAGCGTTATTGAGATCCCAAAGAAATACATCTATCATACGATCTATCTCTGCGGTAGACAATGACTCAATGCCTAACGTTCTCGATATGATATCTATAAAGTACTTTCTTTTTCTGCGAACTTTTTCCTGTATATTGTTTAGGGTCCCAGCTTCTGAGAACTCTTTGAACACCATGGGAACTGAGATAGCAAAGCTTTTCATTAGCTCGTACAAAATTATAGCATTCACATGTTTTTGTATAAGATATCTGTTTTCTATGTTGATTTTTGGTGCTTCGAATATTCCTCTAATCAGCTCCTCTGGTTTTTCATAGTAATACCTGTCTAGAGGGGATAGATACAAGAATGTAACATTCAATGACAATTTTTCTTTTCTTCCGGCTCTTCCTACTCTCTGTACATAATTGGCGGGAGAGGGTGGAGCTTTGTATATCCCAACAGAGATTAGGTCACCAATATCAACTCCAAGTTCTAGGGTGGGAGTAGCAACAATAACATCAACTTTTCTTTCTTCAACATCTTTCTTCTTGAATTCCATTTCGAGACTGTGTCTTTCTTTAGATGGAATTGCCCCAGTGTCTTCAGCAGTTATCATTTTTACTGGCTTCTCATTTTGATAGAGGCGGAAATAATAATTGTGAGTTGTCATATATTTCTCGAACTCTCTATAAGGAATAGGTTCGGTGGTTCCGTTGCAGTTGTATGTCATACAAGCACTAGAAGGGGACGTTAAATGCACTCTCTGGCAAGTATTACACTTAAATACGACTTCTGGTTTTTTGATGATAATTCTCTTATCGTTTATTACGTATCCAGTAGCCTTTTCGAGTTTTTTACTGCCACAGCATCTTAGCTCTACTTCCTCTAATATCTTAGCCTTGATTAAAAAGTTAAATGCTAATTCTAAAGCGTCATCGATAGTCTTAGTTTTGCCAAATATCTTCTGAAGTAATAATCTCTGTTTTGTTCGTCCCTTGCTTAAAAATCCTATAACCTTCACATGGCGCTTTTCAATTTTTTGTGCTAATGAGAATCCTATAACTTCAGTTCTCCCCGGAGGATTATTGTGAAGCCCCTTAATGGCTCCTTTTTGTCTAATAATGTCTGCAATAGCTATCAATATTTCCTTCCAAAGATTTGTATCATGCAAACGGAGATCTGAGATTAATGACTCCTCCAACTCTGATATAAACTTCAACCATTCTTGTTTAAATTTTTCTTCATCTTCTAGTCCATAGTATGTAACTTTTATTAGTCCTAGATTTTCTAGAGATCTTTGACGTCCCCTTAGAGAGCATACTTCTTCTAAAATTGCAGTTTCTAACATTTTGCGTCTTCTAAGTTTCTCATATGGCCAAGATATGACAGTATCATAAGCCATGTCAAATAACTTTGAAAGATACACTTTGTTCTCTTGTTTCACAAGGTAGTGCACAAGAACTCTAACAGTATGATCAAAGTGAGTATCTTCCAAATGTTTGGCTAAATACGAAGCGATTTGCCTGTTGTCGGTGAATATTAGGAGTTTTTTATATTCTTCAGGTAATTTTGTATAAACTCTATCAAATACAACCACACTTGCAGTATCCGAGCTCATAGCTACAGGACTTAGGGCGGAGTATCTACCGTATCTATTACCACAGTACGGACATGAAATGGGCCGTGTATCCGTGCCTTCTTTGGGATCTCTTACAAATGCATATGCAGAGTACAACTCTTTAGATCCACATACCGGGCATGTGTCTTCTGTGGGATCTATAATTGAGCCGCATTTACGACACCGTTTTATCTCTATGTATTCGTCGGTTTCTACTGGAGGTTTGTCTGAAATCCAAATTGGAACTGCTTCCTCAGAAAACTCACTTCTATAATCAAGTTTTTTGAGATAGTTTCTTTTCTGCCTTTTTGGAAGTATCTCCAGAATCGGAGAATTGTTCTTTTTGAGTTTTTGTGTTTTCTTTGCAGTTCCGTACCATTCCATAAATTCGTTCTTACTTACATAGACGATATTAAATATGTGACCACAGAATCTACAAACCCCGATTTCATCAACTGCACTTCCATCTTCGTCGCATGTGTCTCTAGGGGAAGTGTATATTCTCCCGCATTCGTTACATTGATATAATCTCTCCACGGTCTTCACAAAAATGTGAAGATTAACATTTATCAGGGGTCTTGATGGGTTATAAGGATCTTTACACTTGCTACCTAGCTTTAAATAGGACCACACAATTTTTTTCAACTCTTCATTCTTGAGTGAGCTAACTAGATTTCCAAAGTTGGGGCTTTTTCTTAGTTCTTGAATGATTTCATCTAAACTTTTTGGAGTTTCGAGCCTAGTTATTAACTCTTGGAAAAATGCATTTCCTAAAAGTGCTCTTCCGATCTCTATGGAAGCAGGAAAACTATGGGATCGTTTGAATGTTGGATTAATTTTCATGAGGAGTTCATCAAGAATTTTTTCATCGGTTGCATCTAAATCGTGAATTGAGTCTAACAATTCTTCGAAATCATCAAGATACGGAGGCATGAATGAATACTCAGGAAATTGGTATTCTTCATACTCGGCCTCAATCACATCTGTTATTGTAAATATATCTCCGAAAATCCTGGAAGCGAATTCTGCAATGGAGTTCTTACGTTCGATGTCATCTTTCTTCTTAGAAATTGTTGCACTGGTTCCGATACATATTGGGTTACTCGAAGCTTCCCTACGGAGACGTCTCATAAGAAGGGCCACATCAACTCCCTTGGATCCAGCATAGGAATGAATTTCATCAAGCACTATAAACCTCAAAGAACCTGTAGCCAACCATTTAAGATCTTCCTTTCTGGACAGTATGTGTTCTAGTTGAACATAGTTTGTTATTATGATGTCAGGAGCCCGATCCTGAATAGATTTTCGAGTCAAGGTTTGATAATCAATAACTACATCCTTATTGAGGGGACAATAAAGAACCTCGTTATCTGCGTCATATTTTAATCGATTTTTCTCACAGTTTTTCGGACATCTAAGTCTATTCATGTCTTCCTCCGAAAGGGGGCATGTTTCGGATATATCCTGATCCTGGAACTCTTCTTTGAGTTTTGTTTTATCCTTGGGGGTGTCTCCAGTGTATATTGCAAAAGTTATTCTCTCTTCTGGAGGTAGTTTCCTGTTGATTCTCCACAATATTTTTCTTAGGCGTTCCACCTGATCTTTTGCCAGAGCATTCATGGGGTAAACTAGGATAGCTTTTGTGCCCTTCTCAGTTCTATGAGTGTAACAATATTGAATAATCGGGATGAGAAAGACTTCAGTCTTTCCGCTACCCGTAGGTACTGCCACTATTGTATTACGCCCATTGAGGATATTACGAATAGCTTCTTCCTGGTGCTTATATAATCGTGTGATATAAGAGAATGCATCTCTTACGTTGTCATCAATCCGATTCTTCTCGAATTCTTTAAACTCTCCACCTAGTTTAGGTTTTGGGGGAATTGCTATGTATGGACCCTTCCAGAGGTAGTCAGTTCTCTTTGGTATCTCTTTTAATCTTTCCATAAACTGGGGATTATTTGGCGAAAACGATGTTAAAAAGAAATTCATATAGTCCTCCTGTATCTCCTCAGTAGTTTCAATCGGGTTGAATTTCACCATATGCTTCCCCCCCACAGGTTAAATTGTAATATGGAGTTTGGATATTTTAATCTTTTGGATGATCTGATTTTACATGAAGTTCATAATGTAACTGGATAATAACTGTGGTAACTAATTACGCTCTTGTTATATTTGTTGAAGTGCCATCCCTGAGTAACTATGTATGACTGCCTATTTACTCAAAGGATTGTATTTAGTTAGTCGATTTTTGAGACTGGAGATCTTTGAAATCTATTTTTTAGCGCATGTAATTGCCGTAAAAATAACTTTAAACTTAGTCATCTATCAATCCCTATATAAAATTAAAAACTTGTACTGGCCTTAAAAATTAACAAAGCTTAGATAATCTAATAACTCCCAATTTGGCCGGTTTATCTTTCTTGTTTTATTTCCTTGTTAGTCAATGGAGGTTTAAAGTGTCAGCAGCCTCTATCAAATTTTCCCATTTTTTGAGAGTGTCAGACAGCATCAAGCGACTACTCGGAAAGAGTTTCTTAAGGAGAAGAAAAAGGAAGGAAACACGTCACCATGATATTGTGACCCTAGAAAAGGTAAAGGGTAAAAGAGGTTACAAAGAAACGACTACTAAGTAGTGATTGAAAGAGCAGAAGGGAAGTTGAGAGTTGGAGGATCACCCAAGTAAGGCGATAATTTTTGCAGGCGTGGTTTGAAGGAAGGAGTCAGTGAACGTAAAGTTATCAGATATGATGGTGGAGAGAACTAGGCTTATGGTCAAATTAAAGTTTCTCTGGAAATTGATAAGGCGCTGCTTTTTGAGGGACTGTTTTTACATCCAATTACCTCACTAACTTCGGCCTTTTCTGGCGTGACTTCTAGAAAGTTGCGGTGCTCAATTTCGAGTAATTCAGAGTTATCAAACTACAATGCTTTCATGGGCTCTCAAAAACTCCTTGGGGATATCCAATGTCTCTGCCAAGTTTTTTCTTTGGAAATCTTAATTAGAGCTTTGGCTCCAGTAATCGAAACGTTGATTTCACTATCACTCATAGGAAGAAGTTGTGCGTTAATTATCAGGCCTTGATTTGTAATCTCATACTAAGAGCCTATGTCCACAAATCGTTTTTTGAATCTCTTCTAGTAATACCAAGTTGTTGTGATGCCTCCAATGCTCCCAATAGCTCCAAGGAGATTAAAAAACAAGATTAGACTCCATAGTGCTCCGCTCCTTCAGCCCCCGCTCAAAACCGGCATCACCTTGATCTCATCGCCGTCTGTAACCTCGGCGTCGCCCCTCGCGGGGTGGCCGTTTACCATGATTATCTTGTCGTGGAACTCGTCGTAGCGCGGAATGACCTCGCGGAGGATCTCATCAACAGTTTTTTTCCCTTCAATCCTGACCTGGAGCTCCCTTGCCTTTGCGAGATGAGCGAACGCACCCATCAGCCTTATCCTGACCACTGCTACCACCACCTGAAAATTGGGGGCTCCACGCTAAAAATCTGTCGAAGAGAATAATAAAAGGGGACTGAATCACTCCAGCCTGGTGACCTGCTCAAGCTCCGGAATGACCTCCTCAAGGCCGAGCTCCTTGAGGGTCTCCTTCTTCGGAACTCCGCGTTCGTCCCAGCCACGAAGCCTGTAGTACTCGCTGAGCAGGGCGTCGTATTTCTCCCTGTCAAGGTGCTGTCCCTTGTACGGCCCGCTCTTGAGGCCCTCGATGAACCACCTCTTCGGCGGGTAGTCCATGTGCCTGCCCCACTTCTCGCCGAGCTCTCTGACCCAGTAGGCCCTGATGAGGGCGTAGACCCTGTCCGCCGCTTTGTACAGGTCGTCCCAGGTGTACTTAACGCCGGTGATGGCTTCGAGAAGCTTCGGATAGTAGTCGAGGCTGAGGCCGACCTCAACCCATGGGAGCCTGCACGCGGTGAGCATCTCGAAGAGACCGCCCCTGAGGCGCTGGAGCTCGATGACCTTGGCGGCCTTCTCCGGGTCGTAGGTGATCTTGTACTCGACCTTCTTGGCCTGCTCTCCCTCGATCGGTGCGGTACCGATCTCCCAGGCGATGACCCAGGCCTCCTTGTGGTGGGCGCCGATGGAGCTGGTGGCGAATGCCAAGGCCATGGCCGGGTATATGTAGCTGTTGTAACCGCTGACCTCAAGTCCCTTGGAGTGCATGGCGAAGCTGTCGTCGCCGAGCTTTTCGGCCATCCTCATGACGCCTTCGGCGGCGAAGTTGCCAAGCTCGCCGCGCCTGAAGGCGATGTCCTCAACGAGCTGCTTCGCACCCTTGAAGTCTCCGAAGGTCGGGCCCTCCTTGAGGAGTCCCCTCTCAACGGCCTCCATCACAAAGCTTATTGAAACACCGAGGGATATTGTGTCAATTCCATACATGTCGGCGAGCCTGTTGAGAACCGAGACCTCGTTGAGCTTTCCAATGCCCAGGTTGGAGCCAAGGAGGGCCACGTTCTCATAGTCAAGCTCGCTCTCCTTTCCTTCAGCGTCGAGGACTACGTTTCCACACGGCATGTTACAGTAGGGACATCCCCTCTGCTTGACCTTCATTCCCTCCAGGGTGTAGCCGTCTATCGAGCGGGCGAACTCAAACGAACCGTCCTGGAAGTTCCTGGTCGGCAGTGCAGAGTTCTCGTTCGTCCACTCAATGGCCGCCATCGTCCCCTGCCTGTGCCAGAACGGATACGCTGGGGAGTTGAGTATTGCCTGGTAGGCTTCCCTTGAGAGCTCGCTCAGCTTCTTCTTGTCCGCGACCGGAATCTCCTTGGTGCCCCTTATGACGACGGCCTTGAGCTTCTTGCTGCCCATGACTGCACCCATACCGGGCCTTCCTGCTGCCCTTCCCTCCTGGGACATAACGACGGCATAGCGAACGAGGTTCTCTCCACCGGGGCCAATGCTGAGGATTCCGACGTTTTTGCCGTGTATCTTCTTGAGCTCCTCCTCGGTCTTGAATGTGTCGAGGCCCCAGAGGCCCTCGGCGCTCAGTATACTGACGTTGTCGTCCTCAATGTAGATGTAGACCGGCTTTTTGGCCCTGCCCTCGACAACTATCGCATCGTATCCGGCCTTCCTCAGGTGGACGGTTGCCATGGTGCCGAGGTTGCCGTCACCGTAGCCGCCGGTGAGTGGACTCTTGGCCGCAACTACGAGCTTGCCTCCGCTAGGGGTCGGGAGGCCGTTGAAAGGCCCGGCAGCAAAGACGAGCTTGTTGTCAGGGCCGAGAGGATCAACACCCTTGGCCTCGTTCCAGAGAATCCAGGCAGCTAAGCCCCTTCCGCCTATGAACTTCTTTGCTATCTCGGGAGAATACTCCTGCACCCGGACCTTATTGTTGGTCAGGTCAATCCTGAGAATCCGTCCCCACCATCCTTTCATTGCCATGTCAGAATCACCTCGAAAGATTTTCGGCTTGAAGGATATAAGGTCTTCGCAAAAGGAAGCGTTTCATACTCGACATGGAGTTAAGTTCATTTGTTAACTGCACTGCTCGCGGCGGTGCAGATATGTCCAAAGATTTATGTGCCCTGCCCTCAAAGATGCACCGGTGGACGGAATGAAAGAGGAGCTGAAGGCCTGCAAAAACTGTCGCTGGTTTGGTGCGATAGATTCGTACTTCCCAACGCAGGGGGTATGCAGAAGGCACATGAAAACTGTCCATATGAACTTTATATGCGACGACTGGGAACCCCTGTGGGGCTGGAGAGGGTAGGAACTTATTTTTTAAAAACCCTCACGTCAACGACGACGTGCCAGACACCGGGAGCGTAGCGCTTGATGACCAGCTCGTTGAGCTTCTCGGCCTCATAGCCGTGCTCTCTGGCTATATCCAGGAACGTCCTGAAAGGCTCATCCGGCATCAGCCTCTCGGGCACGGTGTTGTGGTAGTGGATTACGGCTTCATCCTTCGCTATGCTGAGGGCTTTAGGTATGAACTCGTGGGTTGTAACAACGTAGCCCATCAGAATCCTGTCGGCTATGTTCTCTCCGGGGAAGTCACGGTTGTCAATGTTGTAGGCCGTCATCCTGTCCTGAACCCGGTTCAGCTCAATGTTCTCAACGAGAAAGCGGAAGGTATACG
This window of the Thermococcus thermotolerans genome carries:
- a CDS encoding DEAD/DEAH box helicase, which codes for MVKFNPIETTEEIQEDYMNFFLTSFSPNNPQFMERLKEIPKRTDYLWKGPYIAIPPKPKLGGEFKEFEKNRIDDNVRDAFSYITRLYKHQEEAIRNILNGRNTIVAVPTGSGKTEVFLIPIIQYCYTHRTEKGTKAILVYPMNALAKDQVERLRKILWRINRKLPPEERITFAIYTGDTPKDKTKLKEEFQDQDISETCPLSEEDMNRLRCPKNCEKNRLKYDADNEVLYCPLNKDVVIDYQTLTRKSIQDRAPDIIITNYVQLEHILSRKEDLKWLATGSLRFIVLDEIHSYAGSKGVDVALLMRRLRREASSNPICIGTSATISKKKDDIERKNSIAEFASRIFGDIFTITDVIEAEYEEYQFPEYSFMPPYLDDFEELLDSIHDLDATDEKILDELLMKINPTFKRSHSFPASIEIGRALLGNAFFQELITRLETPKSLDEIIQELRKSPNFGNLVSSLKNEELKKIVWSYLKLGSKCKDPYNPSRPLINVNLHIFVKTVERLYQCNECGRIYTSPRDTCDEDGSAVDEIGVCRFCGHIFNIVYVSKNEFMEWYGTAKKTQKLKKNNSPILEILPKRQKRNYLKKLDYRSEFSEEAVPIWISDKPPVETDEYIEIKRCRKCGSIIDPTEDTCPVCGSKELYSAYAFVRDPKEGTDTRPISCPYCGNRYGRYSALSPVAMSSDTASVVVFDRVYTKLPEEYKKLLIFTDNRQIASYLAKHLEDTHFDHTVRVLVHYLVKQENKVYLSKLFDMAYDTVISWPYEKLRRRKMLETAILEEVCSLRGRQRSLENLGLIKVTYYGLEDEEKFKQEWLKFISELEESLISDLRLHDTNLWKEILIAIADIIRQKGAIKGLHNNPPGRTEVIGFSLAQKIEKRHVKVIGFLSKGRTKQRLLLQKIFGKTKTIDDALELAFNFLIKAKILEEVELRCCGSKKLEKATGYVINDKRIIIKKPEVVFKCNTCQRVHLTSPSSACMTYNCNGTTEPIPYREFEKYMTTHNYYFRLYQNEKPVKMITAEDTGAIPSKERHSLEMEFKKKDVEERKVDVIVATPTLELGVDIGDLISVGIYKAPPSPANYVQRVGRAGRKEKLSLNVTFLYLSPLDRYYYEKPEELIRGIFEAPKINIENRYLIQKHVNAIILYELMKSFAISVPMVFKEFSEAGTLNNIQEKVRRKRKYFIDIISRTLGIESLSTAEIDRMIDVFLWDLNNAVKSFERELKWYQAYEEKLAQKKDYEKAKKIREIVEKLERSHTISYLMDVNVLPRYAFPGTYVEIRDVYGMEDFEGRSRNIAITELAPLMRVFMKKKIYKSIGIDMEILKPKEKVFHICPRCGRYVTENKEELITYGCPVCRYKPSEHELEMSTIEPAIEPNIIYIKQERESSFQLREYQEAASRIYLAKVSNTTTRLSKVDSSLRLTRYINSEIVKVVDRVIINKEEREIKICEKCGKVLERLEEERSHYKLGTNEKCNGHFRKFVLYHRMPTNVISIQFTSDTFMGQKIDNIEEFLVTFKNALLNAAQRILYAQDGEIDGDIDLNKREILIYDNVEGGAGYSDQIYERFEEILQEAYRIASTCDCEKGCPNCLWSYWRKRDIPKIDKTLILDPLSRITTFPIEDIFNDEQLARLKQEFQCENARTTITDRIDGPMSLKKILLSATEEVYLTSLYVTDDKIVWPDGTRQSWVDILSLLALKGVNVNLIVRPPKGEKHENAIKRLRDNGVNVYIYEKETKNALFKGIIHAKIAVIDPLKGTRHVVFTSANLSPEVTKNVDFYIISEDEECTKRTLQRIRELISKSKRL
- a CDS encoding MoaD/ThiS family protein, whose translation is MVRIRLMGAFAHLAKARELQVRIEGKKTVDEILREVIPRYDEFHDKIIMVNGHPARGDAEVTDGDEIKVMPVLSGG
- the for gene encoding tungsten-containing formaldehyde ferredoxin oxidoreductase; the encoded protein is MKGWWGRILRIDLTNNKVRVQEYSPEIAKKFIGGRGLAAWILWNEAKGVDPLGPDNKLVFAAGPFNGLPTPSGGKLVVAAKSPLTGGYGDGNLGTMATVHLRKAGYDAIVVEGRAKKPVYIYIEDDNVSILSAEGLWGLDTFKTEEELKKIHGKNVGILSIGPGGENLVRYAVVMSQEGRAAGRPGMGAVMGSKKLKAVVIRGTKEIPVADKKKLSELSREAYQAILNSPAYPFWHRQGTMAAIEWTNENSALPTRNFQDGSFEFARSIDGYTLEGMKVKQRGCPYCNMPCGNVVLDAEGKESELDYENVALLGSNLGIGKLNEVSVLNRLADMYGIDTISLGVSISFVMEAVERGLLKEGPTFGDFKGAKQLVEDIAFRRGELGNFAAEGVMRMAEKLGDDSFAMHSKGLEVSGYNSYIYPAMALAFATSSIGAHHKEAWVIAWEIGTAPIEGEQAKKVEYKITYDPEKAAKVIELQRLRGGLFEMLTACRLPWVEVGLSLDYYPKLLEAITGVKYTWDDLYKAADRVYALIRAYWVRELGEKWGRHMDYPPKRWFIEGLKSGPYKGQHLDREKYDALLSEYYRLRGWDERGVPKKETLKELGLEEVIPELEQVTRLE